Proteins co-encoded in one Spirosoma endbachense genomic window:
- the lpcA gene encoding D-sedoheptulose 7-phosphate isomerase: protein MLDIIRHELTEAQSVLDTFLSNSDNLTAIDQAARLMADALKKGRKIISCGNGGSHCDAMHFAEELSGRYRDDRRSLAAIAISDVSHISCVSNDYGYEFVFSRFIEGLGNEGDVLLGLSTSGNSANVIRAVEAARSKGMHVILLTGKDGGKLAGKADVEIRVPHFGYADRIQEIHIKVIHIFILLIEKQVIGK from the coding sequence ATGCTTGATATTATTCGCCATGAACTGACTGAAGCACAGTCAGTTTTAGATACATTTCTCAGCAATTCCGACAATCTTACAGCGATCGACCAGGCCGCCCGGCTGATGGCCGATGCGCTAAAAAAAGGCCGTAAAATTATATCCTGCGGCAACGGCGGATCTCATTGCGATGCCATGCACTTTGCGGAAGAACTTTCTGGACGCTATCGCGACGATCGGCGCTCGCTGGCCGCAATTGCCATTTCTGATGTGAGTCATATCTCCTGCGTAAGCAATGATTATGGCTATGAATTTGTGTTTTCCCGATTTATTGAAGGCCTTGGTAACGAAGGTGATGTTTTACTCGGCTTAAGCACAAGTGGTAATTCGGCCAATGTAATTAGAGCCGTAGAAGCGGCCCGGTCGAAAGGGATGCACGTAATTTTGTTAACGGGAAAAGACGGTGGCAAGCTTGCCGGAAAAGCAGATGTGGAGATTCGTGTTCCACATTTTGGTTACGCTGATCGAATTCAGGAAATCCACATAAAAGTCATTCACATCTTTATCTTGCTTATAGAAAAGCAGGTTATTGGTAAATAA
- a CDS encoding DUF6265 family protein — MKTFRLAFFCLLCLLATRITNAQTASKTGTLSDMSFLEGHWQGTFSGGPIDAVWIAPAGDNLTGFIRMMKDNKVTMYEMLIFEQTERGPIALVKHFKPGLIGQEEKDKQDRYTFIEAKKDYALFEKEDGSIRIIYEKRSKDQLVIQRGQSKDGKWAFSDLFVFNRAH, encoded by the coding sequence ATGAAAACGTTTAGACTGGCTTTCTTCTGCTTGCTATGCCTCCTGGCAACCCGTATTACAAATGCCCAAACAGCTTCTAAAACCGGCACTTTATCTGATATGAGCTTTCTGGAAGGGCACTGGCAGGGAACGTTCAGTGGTGGGCCCATTGATGCGGTATGGATTGCACCCGCTGGTGATAACCTGACTGGTTTCATCCGGATGATGAAAGACAACAAAGTTACGATGTACGAAATGTTGATCTTCGAACAAACCGAGCGTGGCCCAATTGCCCTGGTCAAGCACTTCAAGCCCGGCCTGATCGGGCAGGAAGAAAAAGATAAGCAGGATCGATACACGTTTATCGAAGCAAAAAAAGACTATGCTCTGTTCGAGAAAGAAGATGGATCGATTCGAATTATTTACGAAAAGCGATCAAAAGACCAGTTGGTCATACAGCGTGGCCAATCCAAAGATGGCAAATGGGCATTCAGTGACCTATTTGTTTTCAATCGAGCCCACTAG
- a CDS encoding VOC family protein, translating into MSSYIIPAQTRIGHVHLKVSDLDRALAFYCDLLGFSLITTYGKEAAFISAGGYHHHIGLNTWYSKDAQPAPVRAAGLFHTAILYPTRRDLAVALQRLIEAKYPITGASDHGVSEALYLNDPDRNGVELYWDRPMDQWPRKPDGSIEMYTHSLDLEDLLSEI; encoded by the coding sequence ATGTCCTCGTATATAATCCCTGCTCAAACCCGCATTGGTCACGTTCATCTCAAGGTCTCAGATCTGGACCGCGCCCTGGCATTCTACTGCGATCTGCTTGGCTTTTCGCTCATAACCACCTATGGGAAAGAAGCGGCCTTTATTTCGGCCGGTGGTTACCATCATCACATTGGGTTGAATACGTGGTATAGCAAGGATGCTCAACCAGCCCCTGTTCGGGCAGCAGGTTTGTTTCATACCGCCATTTTATACCCTACCCGCCGTGATCTGGCGGTTGCCCTACAGCGACTTATCGAGGCAAAGTACCCGATTACCGGTGCATCAGATCATGGTGTGTCGGAAGCATTGTACCTCAATGATCCGGATCGGAATGGCGTTGAACTCTACTGGGATCGCCCAATGGATCAATGGCCTCGTAAACCCGATGGCTCCATTGAAATGTATACACATTCTCTGGATCTGGAAGACCTGCTAAGTGAGATTTAG
- a CDS encoding 3-keto-disaccharide hydrolase codes for MKQLFLAVCASLLVCVSAVAQSSGKPGNWQSLFNGKNFSGWETYLDKPYAKDSPDRKTPPLGLNNDPNHVFSAVTVDGKPALRISGETFGGINTLAEFENYHLRLEFKWGTQKWPPKLDRPRDSGLLYHSVGPHGTPMLWMESFELQVQEGDCGDYWGVMNVLADITARKNEKGAYVYQPRADLVTFQDKTPVGRSCLKNPDSEKPSGEWNVLELYCFGDTCLHVMNGKVNLVLTHTRHLVNGQTVPLTKGKIQLQSEGAEVFYRNIQVQNISVLPPELLQQ; via the coding sequence ATGAAACAGCTCTTTCTCGCTGTCTGTGCCAGCCTGCTCGTTTGTGTTTCTGCCGTTGCCCAGTCGTCTGGGAAGCCGGGCAACTGGCAATCATTATTTAACGGAAAGAACTTTAGCGGTTGGGAAACATACCTGGATAAACCTTATGCTAAAGACAGTCCGGATCGCAAAACGCCACCTTTGGGCTTGAACAACGACCCAAACCATGTGTTTTCAGCAGTTACTGTAGACGGTAAACCCGCTTTGCGGATATCGGGCGAAACCTTTGGCGGTATCAATACACTGGCCGAGTTTGAAAACTACCATCTGCGACTAGAGTTCAAGTGGGGAACCCAGAAATGGCCCCCCAAACTCGACCGCCCCCGCGATAGTGGGCTACTTTACCACAGTGTTGGACCGCATGGTACACCGATGCTGTGGATGGAATCGTTCGAGTTACAGGTTCAGGAGGGCGATTGTGGCGACTACTGGGGTGTCATGAACGTGCTGGCCGATATTACAGCTCGCAAAAATGAAAAGGGGGCCTACGTTTATCAACCTCGAGCTGATCTGGTAACGTTTCAGGATAAAACACCAGTTGGCCGGTCGTGCCTTAAAAATCCCGATAGTGAAAAACCCTCCGGTGAATGGAATGTACTGGAACTTTACTGTTTCGGCGATACCTGCCTGCATGTGATGAACGGAAAAGTCAATTTGGTACTGACACATACGCGCCACCTGGTCAATGGTCAGACAGTTCCACTTACAAAAGGGAAGATTCAACTACAGTCGGAAGGAGCTGAAGTGTTTTACCGAAATATTCAGGTTCAGAACATTAGTGTGTTACCTCCCGAATTGCTTCAGCAGTAG
- a CDS encoding aldo/keto reductase: MNHRSIRNSDLVVSEIAYGCMSLGSNYTENAHLIHRALDNGITLFDTADLYDHGQNELMVGKALAGVRQQVVLATKVGNQWRPNGSGWDWNPTKAYILQAVDESLRRLQTDYIDLYQLHGGTLDDPIDETIEAFELLKNQGKIREYGISSIRPTVTREWITRSNLVSVMMQYSLLDRRPEEACLDLLHEHQISVLARGSLAKGLLINKPAVPYLNYTAHEVQQAAESIAAMSNAQRNPVATAIHYTLHHPVVASAVVGIRTLEQLTEVMQTEESPALTQSEWNQLADTLPANQYDQHR; encoded by the coding sequence ATGAACCATCGATCAATTAGAAACTCCGATCTCGTTGTCAGTGAAATTGCGTATGGCTGTATGTCATTGGGGAGCAACTACACTGAAAACGCACACTTAATTCACCGCGCCCTCGACAACGGTATTACATTATTCGATACCGCCGATTTATATGACCACGGTCAGAATGAATTAATGGTCGGTAAAGCGCTGGCCGGGGTGAGGCAGCAAGTCGTATTAGCCACGAAAGTGGGCAATCAGTGGCGACCCAACGGTTCTGGCTGGGATTGGAATCCAACAAAAGCGTACATCCTGCAAGCCGTTGATGAAAGCCTGCGCCGTTTACAAACAGACTATATTGACCTCTACCAACTCCACGGCGGTACACTTGACGACCCGATCGACGAAACGATAGAAGCGTTTGAGCTGCTAAAGAATCAGGGCAAAATTCGGGAATATGGCATTTCGTCCATTCGCCCGACTGTGACCCGTGAGTGGATAACCCGATCGAACCTGGTGAGCGTAATGATGCAATACAGTTTACTTGACCGCAGGCCCGAAGAGGCATGCTTAGACTTGTTGCACGAGCATCAGATCAGTGTTCTGGCTCGGGGGAGTCTGGCGAAGGGTTTACTGATCAACAAACCGGCTGTTCCGTATCTGAACTATACTGCCCATGAGGTACAACAGGCTGCCGAATCAATTGCGGCCATGTCAAATGCACAGCGTAACCCAGTTGCTACAGCCATTCACTATACATTACATCATCCTGTTGTTGCTTCTGCGGTGGTAGGTATCCGCACACTGGAACAATTGACGGAGGTTATGCAGACGGAAGAAAGTCCAGCATTAACGCAATCAGAATGGAACCAGTTAGCCGACACACTTCCTGCTAACCAATACGACCAACATCGGTAG
- a CDS encoding S41 family peptidase, producing MCTSTTLLLRVLLAASLTAPVLGQTQPVGPAPKFAFAEPSLSPDGAEIAFVSGGDIWTVPAAGGEARLLVSHPDNESRPLYSPDGKYLAFTSSRSGNGDIYLLALETGTIKRLTYDDGAEVLNAWSRDGKMVYFQSTSRDISGMNDIYRVPITGGTPMAITADRYANEFYGMPSPDGKTLAFSARGIASNQWWRKGHSHLDESEIWLYRIDAKKTGSAYERLTEGGAKELWPMWNQDGKTLFYVSDRSQGQNLWTLPIGGKPAMLTTFNSGRVLWPSISYDGRAIVFERDFQLWKYDVASRQAAPVSIRLRGVAASPAIEHLKLTNQLREMALSPDGKKVAFIAHGEVFAASAKDGGDATRISHSAANESQPVWTPNSRSLVYISTRDGVAHLYRYDFATRDETRLTDGSQDDGSPVFSPDGKSLAFVRNGQELRVLDLAAKKDRLLKKAYLGRPPFGSNGSVVWSPDGKWIAFASYGAKTFRNIAVIPSAGGESKPVSFLANTFGGNVSWSPDGKYILFGTTQRTETAQIARIDLVPRSPKFREDQFRDLFNEEVPKTLKPAPTTPATAKTNPRDTTARALGDTAKIEKGGPAKIVFEDIRQRLSLLPVGVDVDAHTISKDGKTLLLIATVAGQQNLYTYSLDELGREQSVARQLTSTAGTKNGAQFSPDGKEIFYLEQGRIQSITLDRREAKPLNVTAEMDVDFSDEKVQVFRQAWDIQSKGFYDSTFHGADWKAVRAEYEPLAAGARTPDELRRLISLMLGELNASHSGISAPAGSVQTTTGRIGLRFDRDEYENKGKLKITEVIALSPAALSGTIKPGDYLVAIDDTKITASTNLDQLLENQVNRRISLMVAPSADGTPREVTIRPVNQTTEKGLLYKQWVQQQRQYVDKVSGGRLGYVHMYDMSAESLAQLSLDLDADNHAREGVVVDVRNNNGGFVNAYALDVFTRKGYMTMTSRGLPSAPARTQLGQRALETPTILVTNQHSLSDAEDFTEGYRTLKVGKVVGEPTAGWIIYTSAAQLIDGSNLRLPFSKITDNTGKNMELAPRPVDITVSRPIGESYTDKNSQLDTAVAELLKELNEAKASKLSSGK from the coding sequence ATGTGCACTTCAACAACTTTACTTCTTCGCGTTTTACTGGCTGCTTCATTGACTGCACCGGTATTGGGGCAGACGCAACCGGTTGGCCCGGCACCCAAATTCGCCTTTGCTGAGCCAAGTCTTTCGCCCGATGGGGCCGAAATCGCGTTTGTATCCGGTGGCGATATCTGGACCGTGCCCGCAGCAGGGGGTGAAGCCCGACTGCTGGTATCACATCCCGATAACGAATCGCGACCACTTTATTCACCGGATGGTAAATACCTGGCCTTTACTTCGTCGCGCTCAGGCAACGGCGATATCTACCTGTTGGCACTGGAAACGGGAACGATCAAACGCCTTACCTACGATGATGGCGCTGAAGTGCTTAATGCGTGGTCGCGCGATGGGAAGATGGTCTATTTTCAATCGACCAGTCGCGATATTTCGGGTATGAACGACATTTATCGGGTGCCCATCACAGGGGGTACACCGATGGCAATAACGGCCGACCGTTATGCCAATGAGTTTTACGGAATGCCTTCGCCAGATGGCAAAACGCTGGCTTTTTCGGCGCGGGGCATCGCATCAAACCAGTGGTGGCGCAAAGGGCATAGCCACCTGGATGAATCCGAAATCTGGCTGTATCGTATCGATGCCAAAAAAACAGGTTCGGCTTATGAGCGACTTACCGAAGGCGGAGCCAAAGAGCTGTGGCCGATGTGGAATCAGGATGGGAAAACACTTTTTTACGTATCGGACCGCAGCCAGGGACAAAATTTATGGACACTACCCATTGGTGGCAAGCCCGCAATGCTGACCACGTTCAACAGCGGTCGGGTGTTGTGGCCATCGATTAGTTACGATGGCCGGGCTATTGTCTTTGAGCGTGATTTTCAACTCTGGAAATACGATGTAGCCAGCCGACAGGCCGCTCCTGTTTCGATCCGGCTTCGGGGTGTTGCTGCAAGCCCCGCCATTGAGCACCTGAAACTAACTAATCAGCTTCGCGAAATGGCTTTATCGCCCGACGGGAAAAAAGTTGCTTTCATTGCGCATGGAGAAGTATTTGCCGCATCTGCCAAAGACGGGGGCGATGCTACTCGAATTAGCCATAGCGCAGCCAACGAATCGCAGCCCGTATGGACGCCTAACAGCCGTAGCCTAGTGTATATATCGACCCGCGACGGTGTGGCTCACCTCTACCGCTACGATTTTGCAACGCGCGACGAAACCCGCCTGACAGACGGTTCGCAGGATGATGGATCTCCTGTGTTCTCGCCGGATGGTAAATCGCTGGCTTTTGTTCGAAATGGTCAGGAACTGCGAGTGCTTGACCTAGCAGCAAAAAAAGACCGACTGTTGAAAAAAGCCTATCTGGGCCGTCCGCCGTTTGGGTCTAACGGGTCCGTTGTCTGGTCGCCCGATGGGAAATGGATTGCGTTTGCGTCATATGGTGCCAAAACCTTTCGGAATATCGCCGTGATTCCGTCTGCTGGGGGCGAAAGCAAGCCGGTTAGCTTCCTGGCCAATACCTTTGGCGGTAACGTTAGCTGGAGCCCCGATGGAAAATACATCCTGTTCGGAACAACTCAGCGAACCGAAACCGCGCAAATTGCCCGCATTGATCTGGTTCCGCGTTCGCCTAAGTTCCGGGAAGACCAGTTTCGGGATTTGTTCAATGAAGAAGTCCCCAAGACGCTGAAACCTGCACCGACAACACCCGCCACCGCCAAAACGAATCCCCGCGATACCACTGCGCGAGCGCTGGGCGATACGGCTAAAATAGAGAAGGGAGGACCTGCAAAAATCGTTTTTGAGGATATTCGTCAACGGTTGAGTCTGTTGCCCGTTGGCGTAGATGTAGATGCACATACAATCAGTAAAGACGGAAAAACGCTGTTATTGATCGCAACCGTAGCCGGTCAGCAGAATTTATATACCTACTCGCTTGATGAACTGGGCCGCGAGCAGAGTGTAGCGCGCCAACTTACCTCAACTGCTGGAACTAAAAATGGTGCGCAATTTTCGCCCGATGGGAAAGAGATTTTCTATTTGGAACAGGGCCGAATTCAGTCTATAACCCTGGACAGACGAGAAGCTAAACCGCTAAACGTGACAGCGGAAATGGACGTCGATTTCAGCGATGAAAAAGTACAGGTTTTCCGGCAGGCCTGGGATATTCAGAGCAAAGGTTTTTACGATTCTACCTTCCACGGCGCCGACTGGAAAGCGGTTCGGGCCGAGTATGAGCCATTGGCGGCTGGTGCCCGTACACCCGATGAGCTTCGTCGTCTGATTAGCCTGATGTTAGGCGAACTGAATGCATCGCACTCGGGTATCTCGGCACCGGCGGGTTCCGTTCAAACGACTACGGGCCGCATTGGGCTTCGTTTCGACCGGGACGAATACGAAAATAAGGGTAAGTTGAAAATCACGGAGGTTATTGCGCTGAGTCCAGCCGCCCTGTCTGGCACGATTAAACCTGGCGATTACTTAGTGGCTATCGACGATACGAAAATAACGGCCTCGACCAATCTTGATCAGCTTCTCGAAAACCAGGTGAACCGGCGAATTTCGCTGATGGTAGCTCCTTCGGCTGATGGAACTCCGCGCGAGGTGACCATCCGGCCAGTCAATCAAACGACAGAGAAAGGACTGCTTTACAAACAGTGGGTACAACAGCAACGTCAGTATGTCGATAAGGTCAGTGGTGGGCGGCTCGGCTACGTACACATGTATGATATGTCGGCCGAATCGCTGGCGCAGCTGAGTCTCGATCTGGATGCTGATAATCACGCTCGTGAAGGCGTTGTCGTTGACGTTCGGAATAACAATGGCGGTTTCGTGAATGCGTATGCGCTTGATGTGTTTACCCGGAAAGGATACATGACCATGACCTCACGCGGACTACCGTCGGCCCCGGCCCGGACACAGCTGGGTCAGCGAGCACTGGAAACGCCAACCATTCTGGTAACGAATCAGCACTCGCTCTCCGATGCTGAAGATTTCACAGAAGGCTACCGGACGCTTAAAGTTGGTAAGGTAGTTGGCGAACCAACGGCGGGATGGATTATCTACACATCGGCTGCGCAACTCATCGATGGCTCAAATCTGCGGCTTCCATTTTCCAAGATTACGGACAATACCGGCAAAAATATGGAGCTGGCTCCCCGACCGGTAGATATTACCGTATCGCGCCCAATTGGCGAAAGCTATACCGATAAAAATAGCCAGCTGGATACTGCCGTAGCCGAATTGCTGAAAGAACTGAACGAAGCGAAAGCATCTAAACTGAGCAGCGGCAAATAA
- a CDS encoding 3-keto-disaccharide hydrolase, with protein MKYFIAIGFVLSVLAFTAPTKTINLFNGKDLSGWKIYGTEKWYVENGELICESGPDKKYGYLATEKFYKNFDLSLEFKQEANGNSGVFFRSTIDGTKISGWQVEVAPPNHDTGGIYESYGRNWLVQIPDEKENILKPGEWNKLRIRVDGDHVQTYLNGTEMVDLHDEKIGKGEGSVALQIHDGGGIKVRWKNLKLQPL; from the coding sequence ATGAAGTATTTTATTGCCATTGGCTTCGTGCTGAGCGTTCTGGCCTTCACGGCTCCAACTAAAACGATCAATCTTTTTAACGGGAAAGATCTTTCCGGATGGAAGATTTATGGTACAGAAAAGTGGTATGTCGAAAATGGAGAACTCATCTGCGAGAGCGGTCCTGATAAGAAGTACGGCTATCTGGCAACCGAAAAATTCTACAAGAACTTTGACCTATCGCTCGAATTCAAACAGGAGGCTAATGGAAACAGCGGGGTGTTTTTCCGCTCCACCATTGATGGCACCAAAATTAGTGGCTGGCAAGTAGAAGTAGCCCCACCCAACCACGACACGGGCGGCATTTACGAATCCTATGGCCGGAACTGGCTCGTGCAGATCCCCGACGAGAAAGAAAACATTCTGAAGCCTGGGGAGTGGAATAAACTTCGCATTCGGGTTGATGGTGATCATGTTCAGACCTATCTCAATGGTACTGAAATGGTCGATCTTCACGACGAAAAAATTGGTAAGGGTGAGGGTTCAGTAGCTCTCCAAATCCACGATGGCGGTGGTATCAAAGTCCGCTGGAAGAACCTCAAACTGCAGCCATTGTAA
- the upp gene encoding uracil phosphoribosyltransferase: MFVFAQQPSLVNQFVAELRDVSIQKDRLRFRRNLERIGELMAYEISKTLPYHNVSIKTPLGISETQLLRQQPVLATILRAGLPFHQGLANYFDQAENAFAGAYRGYSASDSDEFEITMDYIVSPDISGKTLILSDPMLATGRSLEKIYHAMLRYGIPAQTHIAAIIASPEGVRHVQRQLPQCHLWLGAIDSHLNEHSYIVPGLGDAGDLAYGGKV, from the coding sequence ATGTTTGTTTTTGCGCAACAGCCCTCGCTGGTTAATCAATTCGTGGCCGAACTTCGTGATGTTTCGATCCAGAAAGACCGTTTACGCTTTCGTCGAAATCTCGAGCGGATCGGTGAATTGATGGCTTATGAAATTTCAAAGACGCTTCCTTACCATAATGTTTCTATAAAAACGCCACTCGGCATTTCTGAAACACAACTGCTTAGACAACAGCCGGTTCTGGCGACGATATTGCGGGCTGGTCTGCCTTTTCATCAAGGATTAGCCAATTATTTCGACCAGGCAGAAAACGCTTTTGCGGGCGCTTATCGGGGGTATAGTGCCAGCGATAGTGATGAGTTCGAGATTACAATGGATTACATTGTCAGCCCGGATATAAGCGGTAAAACTCTTATTCTAAGTGACCCAATGCTGGCTACGGGCCGTTCGCTAGAAAAAATATATCATGCTATGCTTCGCTACGGAATTCCGGCACAAACGCATATTGCCGCTATAATTGCCAGCCCGGAAGGAGTTCGTCATGTGCAGCGCCAATTACCCCAATGTCATCTCTGGCTTGGGGCTATCGATAGTCACCTGAACGAACATTCGTACATTGTTCCCGGACTTGGTGACGCAGGTGATCTGGCGTATGGAGGGAAAGTGTAA
- a CDS encoding OmpA/MotB family protein yields the protein MKRVLIVFAAVAMLSSCNSKKRLAEIKSLQEARDKAVASLNDCDQRTADLRSQLSAKDTDLQGKDKQVNDLAAQIDYLKKTNTNLLDRMSDLSIVSKSGAESIKKSLETLNEQTKYTNNLNSSIQRKDSLNLALVMSLKRSLDDINDQDVQVEVKKGVVYVSLSDKLLFKSGSYEVLPAAEVVLGKVAKVVNDHKELDILVEGHTDAVPIATSAIKDNWDLSALRATSVVRTLQGKFSVAPERMTAGGRSEFSPKDDNTTSVGRQQNRRTEIIITPKMDQFFNLLSSGQAGGSK from the coding sequence ATGAAACGAGTTCTGATTGTTTTCGCAGCTGTGGCAATGCTGTCTTCCTGTAATAGCAAGAAGCGGCTGGCCGAAATCAAATCCTTACAAGAGGCCCGTGACAAGGCTGTTGCTTCTTTAAATGACTGCGACCAGCGTACGGCTGATCTTCGTTCGCAATTATCAGCGAAAGACACCGATCTGCAAGGTAAAGACAAACAGGTAAATGACCTTGCTGCTCAGATCGATTACCTTAAGAAGACAAATACAAACCTCCTCGACCGGATGTCTGATCTGTCGATTGTGAGCAAGTCTGGTGCTGAAAGTATTAAAAAATCACTTGAAACACTGAACGAGCAAACGAAATACACCAATAACCTTAATTCCTCGATCCAACGTAAAGATTCATTGAATCTGGCGCTGGTGATGAGCCTGAAACGCTCACTGGACGACATCAACGATCAGGACGTTCAGGTTGAAGTAAAAAAAGGGGTTGTGTATGTGTCGCTTTCCGACAAGCTTCTGTTCAAATCAGGCAGCTATGAGGTTTTACCAGCTGCTGAAGTTGTGCTGGGCAAAGTAGCCAAAGTGGTTAATGACCACAAAGAACTCGATATTCTGGTTGAAGGCCATACGGATGCAGTCCCCATTGCAACAAGTGCGATTAAAGACAACTGGGATTTAAGTGCATTGCGCGCTACGTCGGTTGTTCGGACATTGCAAGGCAAATTTAGTGTAGCTCCCGAGCGGATGACCGCTGGTGGGCGTTCAGAATTTTCACCGAAGGATGATAACACAACTTCGGTTGGTCGTCAGCAAAATCGCCGGACGGAAATTATCATTACGCCGAAAATGGATCAGTTCTTCAACCTGCTGTCAAGCGGCCAGGCTGGCGGAAGCAAATAG
- a CDS encoding GNAT family N-acetyltransferase, with the protein MDWRICGMHTDYLADLRQLYLNSRTQTFTWLDASTAKLDDFDKATQDEVVLVAISDERPIGFVSWWPPDNFIHNLYVDPHFFRQGIGRALLAGCLEKLERPATLKCLQQNTNAISFYQTQGWVIKEEGTSDEGAYFLLIFHE; encoded by the coding sequence ATGGATTGGCGAATTTGTGGCATGCATACAGACTATTTAGCCGATTTGCGGCAACTTTATCTGAACTCACGCACTCAGACGTTCACATGGCTTGATGCATCGACAGCCAAGCTCGATGACTTCGATAAGGCAACGCAGGATGAGGTAGTATTGGTGGCCATATCAGACGAAAGACCCATTGGCTTTGTTTCGTGGTGGCCACCGGATAATTTCATCCACAACCTCTACGTCGATCCGCATTTTTTTCGTCAGGGCATTGGGAGAGCCCTGCTTGCCGGATGTCTGGAGAAACTGGAACGACCGGCAACCCTCAAATGCTTACAGCAAAATACGAATGCAATATCGTTCTATCAAACGCAGGGCTGGGTCATAAAAGAAGAAGGCACCTCAGACGAAGGTGCCTATTTTCTGCTGATATTCCACGAATAG
- a CDS encoding lactonase family protein — translation MNQLRNCILGISFGLSMAAQAQSGKEIMYVGTYSVRGSEGVYVFEFDRAAGTMQPLQSVSNAKSPSFLAIHPSGKYLYSVNEGADKLGGVSAYAIDKATGKLQFLNGQSSLGGGPCHISIDQTGKTAFVSNYGGGSLAVLPINADGTLSAAADSVQDAGTGPNEKRQEKAHVHSATLAPDNRFVYVADLTTDKLNIFDVDAKASTVKPASTPYVSVKPGSGPRHFTFHPNGKYAYLVEELTSTVAVLSRNPKTGALTVIEDNVKTLPADFTGQNTSADIHIDPSGKFLYQSNRGANTLAIFAIGNDGKLTKVADQPTEGKTPRNFLIDPKGDFVFVAHQDSDNITIFKRDQKSGKLTYTGQSVKVPAPVCVIMASR, via the coding sequence ATGAACCAATTACGCAACTGTATTTTAGGAATTTCATTTGGGTTAAGTATGGCCGCCCAAGCCCAGTCGGGTAAGGAAATTATGTACGTTGGTACGTATTCTGTTCGGGGCAGTGAGGGCGTTTATGTCTTTGAATTTGATCGGGCTGCGGGTACAATGCAGCCGCTTCAGTCAGTTTCAAACGCGAAAAGCCCTTCTTTTCTAGCCATTCATCCGTCGGGAAAGTACCTGTACTCGGTCAACGAAGGGGCCGATAAACTTGGCGGTGTTAGTGCCTACGCCATTGACAAGGCAACCGGTAAGCTTCAATTTCTGAACGGCCAGTCGTCACTTGGCGGAGGCCCCTGTCACATCAGCATCGATCAGACCGGAAAAACGGCTTTTGTTTCCAATTATGGGGGTGGTAGTTTGGCCGTGCTGCCGATTAACGCCGACGGCACGTTGAGTGCAGCCGCGGATAGCGTTCAGGACGCTGGTACAGGACCTAATGAAAAGCGCCAGGAAAAAGCGCATGTTCACTCAGCAACGCTGGCTCCCGACAATCGATTTGTCTACGTCGCCGACCTGACAACCGATAAGCTGAATATCTTCGATGTAGATGCCAAAGCAAGTACGGTGAAACCCGCTTCAACGCCTTACGTCAGTGTAAAACCTGGTTCAGGGCCGCGCCATTTTACTTTTCATCCGAATGGAAAATATGCTTACCTGGTCGAGGAATTAACGTCAACGGTGGCCGTACTGTCCCGTAATCCGAAAACGGGTGCCTTGACCGTAATTGAGGATAATGTAAAAACGCTGCCTGCTGATTTTACGGGCCAGAATACCAGCGCCGACATCCACATTGACCCGTCGGGCAAGTTTTTATACCAGTCTAACCGGGGCGCTAACACGTTGGCTATTTTCGCCATCGGTAACGATGGGAAGCTGACAAAAGTAGCTGACCAGCCAACAGAAGGTAAAACACCCCGCAATTTCCTGATTGATCCTAAAGGGGATTTTGTTTTTGTGGCTCATCAGGATTCGGACAATATCACGATTTTTAAGCGCGATCAGAAATCGGGCAAGCTAACTTACACGGGTCAGTCGGTGAAAGTTCCGGCCCCGGTTTGTGTGATTATGGCTAGCCGATAA